A part of Thermotoga petrophila RKU-1 genomic DNA contains:
- a CDS encoding metal ABC transporter substrate-binding protein, giving the protein MRRILLLLVLAVTVLSFGKTIVTTINPYYLIVFQLLGDTASVKLLVPPGANPHLFSLKPSDTKTLEEADLIVANGLGLETYLEKYKEKTVFVSDFIPALLLVDENPHIWLDPFFLKYYIVPGLYQVLIEKFPEKQSEIRQKAEEIVSGLDTVIRESFETLLPYTGKTVVMAHPSFTYFFKEFGLELIPLSSGHEHSTSFSTIKEILRKKEQIAALFREPQQPAEILSSLEKELRMKSFVLDPLGVNGEKTIVELLRKNLSVIQEALK; this is encoded by the coding sequence ATGAGGAGGATTCTTCTCCTTCTAGTACTCGCTGTCACCGTTTTGAGTTTCGGCAAAACTATCGTGACCACGATAAACCCGTACTACCTCATCGTTTTTCAACTGCTCGGCGATACGGCGAGCGTAAAGCTCCTTGTTCCCCCTGGAGCGAATCCACACTTGTTTTCACTAAAGCCTTCCGACACTAAGACTCTGGAAGAAGCGGATCTGATCGTAGCGAACGGACTCGGATTGGAAACGTATTTGGAAAAATACAAAGAAAAGACAGTTTTCGTTTCAGACTTCATTCCAGCACTTCTTCTCGTCGACGAGAACCCTCACATCTGGCTCGATCCTTTCTTCCTCAAATACTACATTGTTCCTGGACTGTACCAGGTTCTCATCGAGAAATTCCCGGAAAAACAGAGTGAAATAAGACAGAAAGCAGAAGAGATCGTAAGCGGACTGGACACCGTGATCAGAGAATCTTTCGAAACTCTCCTTCCCTACACCGGAAAAACAGTGGTGATGGCTCATCCGAGTTTTACGTACTTCTTCAAGGAATTCGGCCTGGAATTGATACCACTCTCCAGCGGTCATGAACACAGCACGAGTTTTTCCACGATCAAAGAGATCCTCAGGAAAAAAGAACAGATTGCTGCCCTGTTCAGAGAACCACAGCAGCCGGCAGAGATTCTTTCGAGCCTCGAAAAAGAACTGAGAATGAAGAGCTTCGTGCTCGATCCCCTCGGAGTGAACGGAGAAAAGACGATCGTGGAACTCCTGAGAAAGAATCTTTCTGTGATCCAGGAGGCGCTGAAATGA
- a CDS encoding KamA family radical SAM protein, whose translation MKVKYYTSITQVEQLSPEERERLKRIEEKYRFRANSYYLSLIDWSDPDDPIRKIVVPEEDELEEWGTLDASNEKSYTVAKGLQHKYPDTALFLVNDVCGGFCRFCFRKRLFINVGAEVIRDITPQLDYIRSHKEITNVLLTGGDPLLLSTEKLEKIIGSLREIDHVQIIRIGSKIPAFNPYRIIDDPELLRMIRKYSTKEKKIYVMTQFNHPKELTEEAIEAVNLLKDAGAVLCNQTPLLRGINDSPETLGELLDRLSFVGVTPYYVFQNRPVSGNRKFAVPIEEGYEIFTKAISNISGVAKRVRYVMSHRTGKIEIAALTKNFIVFKYHRAHDEKNRRKVMVYKRNSQALWFDDYSELLEEYTV comes from the coding sequence TTGAAGGTGAAATACTACACCAGCATAACACAGGTGGAACAATTGTCTCCTGAAGAAAGAGAGAGGTTGAAGAGGATAGAGGAAAAGTACCGATTCAGAGCCAACTCTTATTACTTGAGTCTCATAGACTGGTCAGACCCTGATGACCCTATCAGGAAGATCGTAGTACCCGAGGAGGATGAACTTGAGGAGTGGGGAACGCTGGATGCTTCTAACGAAAAATCTTACACCGTTGCGAAGGGGCTTCAGCACAAATACCCGGACACGGCCCTCTTTCTTGTGAACGATGTTTGTGGTGGATTTTGCAGATTTTGTTTCAGGAAGAGACTCTTCATAAACGTTGGAGCCGAAGTCATACGAGACATCACACCTCAACTCGATTACATCCGCTCACATAAAGAGATAACGAACGTTTTGCTCACGGGTGGTGATCCTCTGCTTCTGTCCACGGAGAAACTGGAGAAGATCATTGGCTCCCTGAGAGAAATTGATCATGTTCAGATAATAAGAATTGGAAGCAAGATCCCGGCGTTCAATCCCTACAGGATAATCGATGATCCCGAACTTTTGAGAATGATCAGAAAGTACAGCACGAAGGAGAAGAAAATATATGTGATGACGCAGTTCAACCATCCAAAGGAGTTGACAGAAGAGGCAATAGAAGCGGTGAATCTTTTGAAGGATGCGGGAGCAGTTCTCTGCAATCAGACACCTCTTCTGAGAGGGATAAACGACTCGCCGGAAACCCTGGGAGAGCTTCTTGACAGGTTATCCTTTGTTGGAGTGACACCTTACTACGTGTTTCAAAACAGGCCGGTCTCTGGAAACAGGAAATTCGCCGTTCCGATTGAAGAGGGTTACGAGATCTTCACGAAGGCGATTTCGAACATATCTGGTGTCGCCAAGCGGGTCAGATACGTTATGTCTCACAGAACAGGGAAGATAGAAATCGCAGCCCTCACGAAAAATTTCATCGTTTTCAAATACCATAGAGCACACGATGAGAAGAATAGAAGAAAAGTCATGGTGTACAAGAGGAATTCCCAGGCGCTCTGGTTCGACGACTACAGTGAACTTTTGGAAGAATACACCGTGTGA
- the xylB gene encoding xylulokinase: MNLYVGLDVGTTGVKGILVNEKGEILATANERLMMLTPQPAWAEQDPFSWWEAVRKILKNLSDRSKEMGGKIRAISTSGQMHSLVAIDDNGKVLRNAILWCDQRTYKECEEATQILGGEENVLKLVGNPILPGFTLPKILWIRKHEPEIYEKISKIMLPKDFINYMLTGEVKTEHSDASGTVMYSVSKMEWNKDVLKELNIPESVLPEIIPSNGVVGNVKPEVASDLGLSEDTLVIGGGADNACAALGIAVVEPGDVMVSLGTSGTVLAPTKGNQPDPKGRVHFFAHTVPETRYHMGVMLSATYSLEWFKEKFLSEDYETINEEVDKIPAGSNGIIFLPYLNGERTPHRDPFARGVFFGISSYNTKWDMVRAIFEGVAFGIKDSFDILRELKVVLNSVRITGGGSKSRVWNKMLADMTGLRIQKPAVDEGASYGAAILAVSGSMGENPAKISKEWFRVKSYTDPAVENTETYEKLHEKFKKLYTSLKEMFRS, encoded by the coding sequence ATGAACCTGTACGTGGGACTCGATGTGGGAACGACCGGCGTCAAGGGAATTCTTGTGAACGAGAAGGGAGAGATTCTCGCTACTGCGAACGAAAGACTAATGATGCTCACTCCTCAGCCCGCCTGGGCAGAGCAGGATCCCTTCTCCTGGTGGGAGGCGGTGAGAAAAATACTGAAAAACCTCTCCGACAGATCGAAAGAAATGGGCGGCAAAATAAGAGCGATCTCCACCAGCGGGCAGATGCACAGTCTTGTAGCAATAGATGACAACGGTAAAGTCCTGAGAAATGCCATCCTCTGGTGCGATCAGAGAACATACAAAGAGTGTGAAGAAGCCACCCAGATCCTCGGCGGAGAGGAAAACGTTCTCAAGCTCGTCGGAAATCCTATTTTGCCCGGTTTCACACTCCCAAAAATACTCTGGATCCGAAAGCATGAACCTGAGATCTACGAAAAAATCTCAAAAATCATGCTTCCGAAAGATTTCATAAACTACATGCTCACCGGTGAGGTGAAAACGGAGCATTCCGACGCCTCCGGAACGGTGATGTACAGTGTGTCAAAGATGGAATGGAACAAGGACGTATTGAAAGAACTCAACATACCGGAAAGTGTTCTTCCAGAGATAATACCGTCGAACGGCGTGGTTGGAAATGTGAAACCCGAAGTAGCGTCGGATCTCGGTCTCTCCGAAGACACGCTTGTGATAGGCGGAGGAGCCGACAACGCCTGTGCAGCTCTTGGAATAGCCGTCGTAGAACCGGGTGACGTGATGGTGAGTCTCGGTACTTCAGGAACCGTTCTGGCACCCACAAAAGGGAATCAGCCCGATCCAAAGGGTAGAGTACATTTCTTTGCACACACCGTTCCAGAAACAAGATACCACATGGGTGTGATGCTCTCCGCTACCTATTCACTGGAGTGGTTCAAGGAAAAATTCCTGAGCGAAGATTACGAAACAATCAACGAAGAGGTGGATAAAATTCCTGCAGGATCAAACGGGATAATCTTCCTGCCGTATCTCAACGGTGAAAGGACACCACACAGAGATCCATTCGCGAGGGGTGTTTTCTTCGGTATATCCTCGTACAACACCAAGTGGGATATGGTGAGAGCCATATTCGAAGGCGTTGCCTTCGGTATCAAAGATTCGTTCGATATACTGAGAGAACTCAAGGTGGTTCTCAACAGTGTGAGAATTACAGGAGGAGGTTCAAAGAGCAGGGTATGGAACAAAATGCTCGCAGATATGACAGGATTGAGAATACAAAAACCAGCCGTGGATGAAGGGGCGTCTTACGGTGCAGCGATCCTCGCAGTGTCTGGCTCAATGGGAGAAAATCCCGCGAAAATTTCGAAAGAGTGGTTCCGCGTGAAGAGTTACACTGACCCTGCTGTTGAAAACACAGAAACCTACGAAAAACTACACGAGAAATTCAAAAAACTCTACACATCTCTCAAAGAGATGTTCAGATCTTGA
- a CDS encoding adenosylcobalamin-dependent ribonucleoside-diphosphate reductase — protein sequence MKLSDLISKWIDVEPSKNAQIILRDRYFMKDLDGNYLETKWEDVARRVARVVATAELLNPSYKKNEKLDRIKEWEDTFFRVLKARIFIPNSPTLFNAGLGVKHDLLWKPIDQMTLEDYEEIYRSRNHLHMLSACFVVPVGDSIEEIFEAVKEYALITKVGGGVGSNFSELRPKGSFVAGTHGKASGPVSFMHVFNSAISVVKQGYRRRGALMGILNINHPDIEEFIDAKKENTGEAVLNFFNLSVGFPMDKKEILKLYEEDGELELSHPRSTIRKKVKIRELFRKIATNAWKSGDPGLAFLGEMNKYYPLYPHRKINSTNPCGEIGLSDYEACNLGSIDVAKFYNNGFVDLEALQELVQIAVRFLDNVIDVNVFPIDKITKAVKESRRLGLGIMGFADLLYKLEIPYNSQEARDFAANLMAFIALQAHRTSYELGKEKGNFPLLEISRYRTEDNFVPFAMGMSNYDDEIREVMKMTKEFRRNVALLTIAPTGSISNIADTSSGLEPNFLLAYTRFVTKEDGTKEPLLYVNQVLREKLNPEILKKIEKELIEKGSLKDIPDVPEKIKKVFVVALDIDPMDHLLMQDAFQRYVDNNISKTINMPQSATVDDVLNVYLEALRTNVRGITVYRDGSLQTQVLTKALKTPEAPKVQFFVVDEKLKLHPRPRKDTLRSVTRKYKRPDGTTYITISFDDTGEAVEIFISNGTEMAEAIGRLSSIALRAGVSMDEIIEQLSKVKGEYCKGLAEEIKKALEDFAKLWLRTGKEAPESEEEPIEREKFIVAHNLRWQSGYYVDDEGNVYCPVCLSKNSLIKQEGCVSCKNCGWSKCE from the coding sequence ATGAAGTTGTCCGATTTGATCTCAAAGTGGATCGATGTTGAACCTTCAAAAAATGCTCAGATAATCCTCAGAGACAGGTATTTCATGAAGGATCTGGATGGGAATTATCTGGAAACGAAATGGGAAGACGTGGCAAGAAGGGTGGCAAGAGTTGTAGCAACGGCAGAGCTTCTGAACCCATCGTACAAGAAGAACGAAAAACTCGACAGAATAAAAGAATGGGAGGATACCTTCTTCAGAGTTTTGAAAGCGAGGATCTTCATTCCAAACAGTCCCACCCTCTTCAACGCAGGACTCGGGGTGAAGCACGATCTCCTGTGGAAGCCCATCGATCAGATGACACTGGAAGATTACGAAGAAATTTACAGATCGAGAAACCATCTTCATATGCTCTCCGCGTGCTTCGTAGTACCCGTTGGCGACAGCATCGAAGAGATCTTTGAAGCGGTGAAAGAGTACGCACTCATAACGAAAGTGGGAGGAGGAGTGGGGAGTAACTTTTCTGAGTTGAGGCCGAAGGGCAGTTTTGTGGCAGGCACACACGGAAAAGCGTCCGGTCCCGTTTCTTTCATGCACGTTTTCAACTCCGCCATCTCCGTTGTGAAACAGGGTTACAGAAGACGCGGGGCACTGATGGGCATCTTGAACATAAACCATCCCGACATAGAAGAATTCATAGACGCAAAGAAAGAAAACACGGGAGAAGCGGTGCTGAACTTCTTCAACCTCTCTGTTGGATTTCCAATGGACAAGAAAGAGATTCTGAAACTCTACGAAGAAGACGGTGAACTCGAGCTTTCTCATCCAAGAAGCACGATCAGGAAGAAGGTTAAGATCAGAGAACTCTTCAGAAAGATCGCTACAAATGCCTGGAAGAGTGGAGACCCGGGACTTGCCTTCCTCGGAGAGATGAACAAATACTATCCACTCTACCCGCACAGAAAGATCAACTCGACCAATCCGTGCGGTGAGATCGGGCTTTCAGATTACGAAGCCTGCAACCTCGGTTCCATCGACGTTGCAAAGTTCTATAACAATGGTTTTGTGGATTTAGAAGCGCTTCAGGAACTCGTCCAGATAGCCGTTCGTTTCCTCGACAACGTCATCGATGTGAACGTGTTTCCAATAGACAAGATCACAAAAGCAGTCAAAGAGAGCAGAAGGCTCGGTCTTGGAATAATGGGATTTGCCGATCTCCTCTACAAGCTCGAAATTCCTTACAATTCTCAGGAAGCTCGTGATTTCGCGGCCAATCTCATGGCTTTCATAGCGCTCCAAGCACACAGAACTTCCTATGAACTCGGAAAAGAAAAAGGGAACTTCCCGCTCCTTGAGATCTCGAGGTACAGAACGGAAGACAACTTCGTGCCTTTCGCTATGGGTATGAGCAACTACGACGATGAAATAAGAGAAGTCATGAAGATGACAAAAGAGTTCAGAAGAAACGTCGCTCTTCTGACGATCGCACCCACCGGTTCGATCTCGAACATAGCAGACACTTCGTCAGGATTGGAACCAAACTTCCTCCTCGCATACACCAGATTCGTGACGAAGGAAGACGGGACGAAAGAGCCTCTTCTCTACGTGAACCAGGTGCTCAGAGAGAAATTGAATCCGGAGATCCTCAAGAAGATAGAGAAAGAACTCATAGAGAAGGGAAGCTTGAAGGATATCCCGGATGTTCCGGAGAAAATAAAGAAAGTCTTTGTGGTCGCACTCGATATAGATCCAATGGATCACCTCCTCATGCAGGATGCCTTCCAGAGGTACGTTGATAACAACATCTCCAAAACGATCAACATGCCTCAGAGCGCAACCGTGGATGATGTTCTCAACGTGTACCTTGAAGCCCTCAGAACAAACGTTAGGGGCATCACCGTGTACAGAGATGGCTCTCTGCAAACGCAAGTGCTGACGAAAGCCTTGAAGACACCGGAGGCTCCAAAGGTCCAGTTCTTCGTCGTCGATGAGAAGCTGAAGCTCCACCCAAGACCAAGAAAAGACACTCTCAGAAGCGTCACGAGAAAGTACAAAAGACCGGACGGGACCACCTACATAACGATATCCTTCGACGACACTGGTGAAGCCGTGGAGATATTCATCTCAAATGGCACCGAAATGGCCGAAGCGATTGGAAGACTCTCCTCCATAGCCCTCAGAGCGGGTGTTTCCATGGACGAAATCATAGAACAGCTCTCGAAGGTGAAGGGAGAATACTGCAAGGGTCTCGCCGAAGAAATCAAGAAAGCGCTTGAAGACTTCGCAAAACTGTGGCTCAGAACGGGTAAAGAGGCACCAGAGAGCGAGGAAGAGCCGATCGAAAGAGAAAAGTTCATAGTGGCACACAACCTCAGATGGCAAAGCGGTTACTACGTGGACGACGAAGGAAACGTGTACTGTCCCGTTTGTCTCTCGAAGAACTCTCTGATAAAGCAAGAAGGATGTGTGAGCTGTAAGAACTGCGGCTGGTCAAAGTGTGAGTGA
- a CDS encoding acetamidase/formamidase family protein, translating to MKIVPAQRCVYSFSASMVPVEEVYPGEQVVFETLDALGGNYDKIDFSKVNPAAGPVFVNGAKPGDTLKVRIKRIELPRRGVIVTGKGFGVLGDEVEGFHTKELEIEKWAVLFDGMRIPIHPMVGVIGVAPQEGEYPTGTAHRHGGNMDTKEITENVTVHLPVFQEGALLALGDVHATMGDGEVCVSACEVPAKVVVEIDVSKEEIKWPVIETNDAYYIIVSLPDIEEALKEVTREAVWFIQRRKTVPFTDAYMLASLSVDVGISHLVNPAKTVKARIPKYIFTGV from the coding sequence ATGAAGATTGTACCAGCCCAGAGGTGTGTATACTCGTTTTCTGCGAGCATGGTACCCGTGGAAGAGGTATACCCTGGTGAACAGGTCGTGTTCGAAACACTCGATGCACTTGGTGGTAATTACGATAAAATCGATTTTTCGAAGGTGAATCCAGCGGCGGGACCTGTATTTGTCAACGGTGCAAAGCCCGGAGACACACTGAAGGTTCGGATAAAGAGGATAGAACTTCCTCGAAGAGGAGTGATCGTAACTGGCAAGGGGTTCGGAGTTCTCGGTGACGAAGTGGAGGGTTTTCACACAAAAGAACTGGAAATAGAGAAATGGGCCGTTCTGTTCGATGGTATGAGGATTCCAATTCACCCGATGGTAGGAGTGATCGGTGTCGCACCTCAGGAAGGAGAGTACCCAACAGGAACAGCCCACAGACATGGGGGAAACATGGACACGAAAGAGATAACAGAGAACGTCACGGTGCACCTTCCAGTGTTCCAGGAAGGTGCACTTCTTGCTCTGGGAGACGTCCACGCAACGATGGGAGACGGAGAAGTGTGCGTCTCCGCGTGCGAAGTCCCTGCAAAAGTGGTTGTGGAGATCGATGTATCCAAGGAAGAAATCAAATGGCCCGTGATTGAAACGAACGATGCCTACTACATCATCGTTTCTCTTCCAGATATCGAAGAGGCTCTGAAAGAAGTCACACGCGAAGCGGTGTGGTTCATCCAGAGGAGGAAAACCGTTCCCTTCACAGATGCCTACATGCTTGCCAGTCTCTCCGTCGATGTGGGTATCTCTCATCTCGTGAATCCCGCTAAGACTGTGAAGGCTCGCATTCCAAAATACATCTTCACGGGGGTATGA
- a CDS encoding nitroreductase family protein — protein MLYDLAKQRKTVRKFREEKPSIEKLMYCLKMANEAPSGMNAQPWRFLVVEDEEMKRQIRETCEKAEKDFYENVRGKLKEWLNENSFNWKKPFLEEAPYLLLVFSKKDAPYSRESVWLAIGYLLLALEEQGLGTVPYTPPNPNEIAKIVNTPSDLRFEVILPVGYPDDPKPKYPREEVKVSFNHF, from the coding sequence ATGCTCTACGACCTTGCAAAACAGCGAAAGACCGTGAGAAAATTCAGAGAAGAAAAGCCTTCCATTGAGAAGTTGATGTACTGTCTGAAGATGGCGAACGAGGCTCCCTCGGGAATGAATGCTCAACCCTGGAGATTTCTCGTCGTAGAAGATGAAGAAATGAAAAGACAAATCAGGGAAACCTGTGAAAAGGCCGAGAAAGACTTCTACGAAAACGTGAGAGGAAAACTTAAAGAATGGCTCAACGAAAACAGTTTCAACTGGAAAAAACCCTTTCTCGAAGAAGCACCATATCTTCTGCTCGTGTTCTCAAAAAAAGACGCACCCTATTCGAGAGAATCTGTCTGGCTCGCGATCGGATATCTTCTCCTCGCATTGGAAGAACAGGGACTTGGAACCGTCCCGTACACACCGCCGAATCCAAATGAAATAGCAAAAATCGTGAACACACCATCAGATTTGAGATTTGAGGTAATACTCCCGGTTGGATACCCGGACGATCCGAAACCCAAGTATCCAAGAGAAGAAGTGAAAGTGAGTTTCAACCACTTTTAA
- a CDS encoding sugar ABC transporter ATP-binding protein: MFPLLVFRGDRMEILKAKGIVKRFPGVVAVDNVDFEVYENEIVSLIGENGAGKSTLIKILTGVLKPDAGEILVNGERVEFHSPVDAFKKGISVIHQELNLCDNMTVAENIFLAYEAVRGQKRTLSSRVDENYMYTRSKELLDLIGAKFSPDALVRNLTTAQRQMVEICKALVKEPRIIFMDEPTSSLTVEETERLFEIIEMLKSRGISVVFVSHRLDEVMRISDRIVVMRDGKRVGELKKGEFDVDTIIKMMVGREVEFFPHGIETRPGEIALEVKNLRWKDKVKNVSFEVRKGEVLGFAGLVGAGRTETMLLVFGVNQKESGDIYVNGRKVEIKNPEDAIKMGIGLIPEDRKLQGLVLRMTVKDNIVLPSLKKISKWRLVLDERKEEEISEDYVKRLSIKTPSIYQITENLSGGNQQKVVLAKWLATNVDILIFDEPTRGIDVGAKAEIHRMIRELAAQGKAVIMISSELPEILNLSDRIIVMWEGEITAVLDNREKKVTQEEIMYYASGQKKQNGRVA; encoded by the coding sequence GTGTTTCCCCTCCTCGTTTTCAGGGGTGATCGAATGGAGATACTGAAAGCAAAGGGCATAGTGAAAAGATTCCCTGGAGTTGTGGCTGTGGACAACGTCGATTTTGAGGTTTACGAAAACGAGATTGTCTCTCTGATAGGTGAAAATGGTGCTGGTAAATCCACCCTCATAAAAATTCTGACGGGTGTCCTCAAACCTGATGCGGGAGAAATTCTGGTCAACGGCGAAAGGGTAGAATTTCACTCTCCGGTCGACGCGTTCAAAAAGGGTATAAGTGTTATCCATCAGGAACTGAACCTGTGTGACAACATGACTGTGGCGGAAAACATCTTTCTCGCCTATGAAGCTGTCAGAGGACAGAAAAGAACCCTTTCCAGTAGAGTTGATGAGAACTATATGTACACAAGATCTAAAGAACTGCTCGATCTCATCGGCGCCAAATTCTCTCCAGACGCTCTGGTGAGAAATCTCACCACCGCCCAGAGACAGATGGTGGAGATATGTAAGGCACTGGTTAAAGAACCCAGGATCATCTTCATGGATGAACCCACATCATCTCTCACTGTCGAAGAGACAGAAAGACTCTTCGAAATCATAGAAATGTTGAAAAGTAGAGGTATTTCTGTCGTTTTCGTTTCACATAGACTGGACGAAGTTATGAGGATAAGTGACAGGATCGTTGTGATGAGAGACGGAAAAAGAGTCGGCGAGTTGAAAAAAGGAGAATTCGATGTGGACACGATCATAAAAATGATGGTAGGACGTGAAGTGGAGTTTTTCCCACACGGAATTGAGACCAGACCCGGAGAAATTGCACTCGAAGTCAAAAACCTGAGATGGAAGGATAAAGTGAAGAATGTTTCTTTTGAAGTGAGAAAGGGAGAAGTTCTGGGATTCGCGGGACTTGTGGGGGCTGGAAGAACTGAAACGATGCTCTTGGTGTTCGGAGTGAATCAAAAGGAATCTGGAGACATATACGTTAACGGAAGGAAAGTTGAAATAAAAAATCCGGAAGATGCCATAAAGATGGGGATAGGACTCATTCCTGAAGACAGAAAACTTCAGGGACTCGTTTTGAGAATGACTGTGAAGGACAACATCGTGCTCCCATCACTGAAAAAAATCAGCAAATGGAGGCTCGTGCTCGATGAAAGAAAAGAAGAAGAGATCTCAGAAGACTATGTAAAAAGACTCTCCATAAAAACGCCTTCCATTTATCAAATAACAGAAAATCTATCGGGCGGAAACCAGCAGAAAGTGGTCCTTGCCAAATGGCTCGCCACGAATGTGGATATTCTGATCTTCGACGAACCAACACGCGGAATAGACGTTGGTGCAAAGGCAGAAATACACAGAATGATCAGAGAACTCGCCGCACAGGGAAAAGCTGTGATCATGATCTCTTCGGAACTCCCAGAAATACTGAATCTCAGCGATAGAATAATCGTCATGTGGGAAGGTGAAATCACAGCCGTTCTGGACAACAGAGAGAAAAAAGTCACCCAGGAGGAAATAATGTACTACGCATCTGGACAGAAAAAACAGAACGGGAGGGTCGCATAA
- a CDS encoding Fur family transcriptional regulator: MRMTKNREAVFEIIESSRVPLTAEEIHRKLDVNLSTVYRALKFLEERNLVGSFSVGGPRYFFKKKRHYHFLICEKCGKLFPFEECVDEFLKKLQEKYDFSEESHLFLIHGICKECKKEVEK; this comes from the coding sequence ATGAGGATGACAAAAAACAGGGAAGCCGTTTTCGAAATAATCGAATCTTCCAGAGTTCCTCTCACTGCCGAGGAGATACATCGAAAACTGGATGTGAACCTCTCCACGGTCTACAGGGCTTTGAAGTTTTTAGAGGAAAGAAATCTCGTGGGTTCTTTCAGTGTGGGTGGCCCGAGATACTTCTTCAAGAAGAAAAGACACTATCACTTTTTGATCTGTGAGAAATGCGGGAAGCTCTTTCCTTTCGAAGAATGCGTGGATGAATTTCTTAAAAAACTCCAGGAAAAGTACGATTTTTCTGAAGAAAGTCATCTGTTTTTGATTCACGGAATCTGTAAGGAATGCAAAAAGGAGGTGGAAAAATGA
- a CDS encoding SPL family radical SAM protein has protein sequence MRVKEINVKSALTYSESKRRYTLSPYVGCTNACVYCYASDYARRYREMNWKSEIIVKRNIAEVLRKDIIKKKPHHVFMSTMCDPYQPIEKEYKLTRRCLEVFLEFPLLEIEVMILTKSTLVLRDLDLFKKMRRISVGLSVTTDDDEIRKMFEPNASSIEERVEVLKVLKENGIRTCVFISPMLPMNPKKLASVLKPHVDCVFIDDMHYRWRVKDFYEKLGFSWALENEYFERTRKELLELFQ, from the coding sequence ATGAGAGTAAAAGAGATAAATGTTAAGAGCGCACTGACTTATTCCGAATCGAAAAGAAGGTACACTCTCAGCCCTTACGTGGGCTGTACCAATGCCTGTGTGTACTGTTACGCCAGTGATTACGCACGGCGATACAGAGAGATGAACTGGAAGTCAGAAATCATCGTGAAACGAAACATAGCCGAAGTTCTCAGAAAAGATATCATCAAGAAGAAACCACACCACGTTTTCATGAGCACCATGTGTGATCCGTATCAACCTATCGAGAAAGAGTACAAGCTCACTCGAAGATGTCTCGAAGTCTTTCTGGAGTTCCCGCTTCTGGAAATCGAGGTGATGATTCTCACAAAATCCACACTCGTTTTAAGGGACCTGGACCTGTTTAAGAAGATGAGAAGAATCTCGGTTGGACTCAGCGTCACAACTGATGACGACGAAATCCGGAAGATGTTCGAGCCCAACGCGAGTTCCATAGAGGAGAGAGTGGAGGTTTTGAAGGTGCTGAAAGAAAATGGAATAAGGACCTGTGTTTTCATCAGTCCCATGCTTCCCATGAACCCGAAAAAGCTGGCGAGCGTGTTGAAACCTCACGTGGATTGCGTGTTTATCGACGACATGCACTATCGATGGCGTGTGAAGGATTTTTACGAAAAACTAGGGTTTTCCTGGGCACTTGAGAATGAGTACTTCGAAAGAACTCGAAAAGAACTACTTGAACTCTTTCAATAA
- a CDS encoding metal ABC transporter ATP-binding protein: MKIVEVKNLTYRINDFEILKNVTFSVEEGEFVGVIGPNGAGKTTLVRILVGEIKNYEGKVEVRGKIGYLPQLHQVQREFPITVKEFAAMGMYGRYRKIDWEKVRSTLKDVGILHKENDPIKNLSGGEFQRLSLARALLSDPDILVLDEPEAGVDEMGKASFYELLNRLRKEKNITVIMVSHDIGMVFKECSTIMCLNRTLHCHGPTETINPEDLKRIFTDFDIWIRGTRHYEIYHGRERD, from the coding sequence ATGAAAATCGTGGAAGTGAAGAATCTGACCTACAGAATAAACGATTTTGAGATCCTGAAGAATGTAACCTTCTCCGTGGAAGAAGGTGAATTCGTTGGAGTAATCGGCCCGAACGGAGCAGGAAAAACCACACTTGTGAGAATTCTGGTGGGGGAGATAAAGAATTACGAAGGCAAGGTAGAAGTCAGAGGGAAGATAGGATACCTTCCACAGCTCCATCAGGTTCAGAGAGAGTTTCCCATCACCGTAAAAGAGTTCGCTGCGATGGGAATGTACGGCAGGTACAGAAAGATAGACTGGGAAAAGGTGAGATCGACCTTGAAAGATGTGGGGATCCTTCACAAAGAAAACGATCCGATAAAGAACCTCTCAGGTGGTGAATTCCAGAGACTCTCACTCGCGAGGGCCCTTCTTTCAGATCCGGATATTCTCGTATTGGACGAACCTGAGGCTGGAGTGGATGAAATGGGAAAGGCTTCCTTTTACGAGCTTCTGAACCGATTGAGGAAAGAAAAAAATATCACAGTCATCATGGTCAGCCACGACATCGGAATGGTGTTCAAAGAATGCAGCACCATCATGTGTCTCAACAGGACCCTTCACTGTCATGGTCCAACTGAAACGATCAACCCTGAAGACCTCAAGAGAATCTTCACAGACTTCGACATATGGATCAGAGGAACAAGACACTACGAGATCTACCATGGGAGGGAGAGAGATTGA